Proteins co-encoded in one Setaria viridis chromosome 9, Setaria_viridis_v4.0, whole genome shotgun sequence genomic window:
- the LOC117836408 gene encoding chlorophyllase-2 isoform X1: MNIASAALVFLAHCLLLHRCMGSEAGGVFDHGRHGVSLVRVEAPSRCGGGTPSSPPGADTPPPKPLLVAAPREAGEYPVLVFLHGYLVVNSFYSQLLQHVASHGFIVVAPQLYTISGADATEEINAAAAVIGWLAGGGLSSALPPGVRADATKVSVSGHSRGGKVAFALALGHAKLAIPLAALVAVDPVDGMGMGRQTPPPILTGRSGALRVSAPAMVIGTGLGELPRGPLLPPCAPRGVSHAAFCDEMDPASAPACHLVARDYGHTDMMDDDTPGARGMLTRAICRSGGARAPMRRFVGGATVAFLKRWVGGDGAALDGIRARPEQAPVALSVVEFLGDEAMAQIA; the protein is encoded by the exons ATGAACATCGCGTCGGCAGCGCTCGTGTTCCTCGCACACTGCCTTCTGCTCCACCGGTGCATGGGGTCTGAGGCGGGAGGCGTGTTCGACCACGGGCGCCACGGCGTCAGCCTCGTCCGGGTCGAGGCGCCGTCGAGGTGCGGTGGCGGCACGCCGTCGTCCCCGCCCGGCGCTgacacgccgccgccgaagccgctgctggtcgccgcgccgcgcgaggCCGGGGAGTACCCGGTGCTCGTCTTCCTCCACGGCTACCTCGTCGTCAACTCCTTCTACTCCCAGCTGCTCCAGCACGTCGCCTCCCATGGCTTCATCGTCGTCGCACCTCAG CTGTACACGATCTCCGGTGCCGACGCCACCGAGGAGATcaacgccgcggcggccgtcatcggctggctcgccggcggcggcctctccTCCGCGCTGCCGCCCGGCGTCCGAGCGGACGCCACCAAGGTGTCCGTCTCCGGCCACAGCCGCGGCGGCAAGGTGGCGTTCGCGCTGGCTCTGGGACACGCCAAGCTCGCCATCCccctcgccgcgctcgtcgccgtGGACCCCGTCGACGGCATGGGCATGGGCAggcagacgccgccgccgatcctCACGGGCAGAAGCGGTGCCCTCCGCGTGTCGGCGCCGGCCATGGTCATCGGCACGGGGCTCGGCGAGCTGCCCCGTGGCCCGCTGCTCCCGCCGTGCGCGCCAAGGGGCGTCAGCCACGCGGCGTTCTGCGACGAGATGGACcccgcctcggcgccggcgtgccACCTGGTGGCGAGGGACTACGGGCACACGGACATGATGGACGACGACACGCCGGGCGCCAGGGGGATGCTCACGCGCGCCATCTGCAGGAGCGGCGGGGCCAGGGCGCCCATGCGGCGGTTCGTGGGCGGCGCCACGGTAGCGTTCCTGAAGAGGTGGGTCGGAGGGGACGGCGCCGCGCTGGACGGCATCAGGGCGCGCCCGGAGCAGGCGCCCGTGGCGCTGTCCGTCGTGGAGTTCCTCGGTGACGAGGCGATGGCGCAGATAGCTTAG
- the LOC117836408 gene encoding chlorophyllase-2 isoform X2 — MGSEAGGVFDHGRHGVSLVRVEAPSRCGGGTPSSPPGADTPPPKPLLVAAPREAGEYPVLVFLHGYLVVNSFYSQLLQHVASHGFIVVAPQLYTISGADATEEINAAAAVIGWLAGGGLSSALPPGVRADATKVSVSGHSRGGKVAFALALGHAKLAIPLAALVAVDPVDGMGMGRQTPPPILTGRSGALRVSAPAMVIGTGLGELPRGPLLPPCAPRGVSHAAFCDEMDPASAPACHLVARDYGHTDMMDDDTPGARGMLTRAICRSGGARAPMRRFVGGATVAFLKRWVGGDGAALDGIRARPEQAPVALSVVEFLGDEAMAQIA; from the exons ATGGGGTCTGAGGCGGGAGGCGTGTTCGACCACGGGCGCCACGGCGTCAGCCTCGTCCGGGTCGAGGCGCCGTCGAGGTGCGGTGGCGGCACGCCGTCGTCCCCGCCCGGCGCTgacacgccgccgccgaagccgctgctggtcgccgcgccgcgcgaggCCGGGGAGTACCCGGTGCTCGTCTTCCTCCACGGCTACCTCGTCGTCAACTCCTTCTACTCCCAGCTGCTCCAGCACGTCGCCTCCCATGGCTTCATCGTCGTCGCACCTCAG CTGTACACGATCTCCGGTGCCGACGCCACCGAGGAGATcaacgccgcggcggccgtcatcggctggctcgccggcggcggcctctccTCCGCGCTGCCGCCCGGCGTCCGAGCGGACGCCACCAAGGTGTCCGTCTCCGGCCACAGCCGCGGCGGCAAGGTGGCGTTCGCGCTGGCTCTGGGACACGCCAAGCTCGCCATCCccctcgccgcgctcgtcgccgtGGACCCCGTCGACGGCATGGGCATGGGCAggcagacgccgccgccgatcctCACGGGCAGAAGCGGTGCCCTCCGCGTGTCGGCGCCGGCCATGGTCATCGGCACGGGGCTCGGCGAGCTGCCCCGTGGCCCGCTGCTCCCGCCGTGCGCGCCAAGGGGCGTCAGCCACGCGGCGTTCTGCGACGAGATGGACcccgcctcggcgccggcgtgccACCTGGTGGCGAGGGACTACGGGCACACGGACATGATGGACGACGACACGCCGGGCGCCAGGGGGATGCTCACGCGCGCCATCTGCAGGAGCGGCGGGGCCAGGGCGCCCATGCGGCGGTTCGTGGGCGGCGCCACGGTAGCGTTCCTGAAGAGGTGGGTCGGAGGGGACGGCGCCGCGCTGGACGGCATCAGGGCGCGCCCGGAGCAGGCGCCCGTGGCGCTGTCCGTCGTGGAGTTCCTCGGTGACGAGGCGATGGCGCAGATAGCTTAG